From one Natrinema saccharevitans genomic stretch:
- the phnH gene encoding phosphonate C-P lyase system protein PhnH, giving the protein MRALGIDPVHDTRRTFDGLLEAMSRPGTVHAVPAPADHAVVATLVDHEVTLATDDETVRDALADQGRFKRAPFGEADIVHAREHIDWDVQDCRRGSLTEPSDGATVVYRVETLDDDAANGTTLSLSGPGVDGTATLSVALPETELSALAAAQSDYPRGVDAIFATEDRVAALPRSVTMEVV; this is encoded by the coding sequence GTGAGAGCCCTCGGCATCGACCCCGTTCACGATACTCGCCGGACGTTCGACGGGCTACTCGAGGCGATGAGTCGGCCCGGAACCGTCCACGCCGTCCCGGCGCCCGCGGACCACGCCGTCGTCGCGACCCTCGTCGACCACGAGGTGACGCTTGCGACCGACGACGAGACCGTGCGGGACGCCCTGGCCGATCAGGGCCGGTTCAAACGCGCTCCGTTCGGGGAGGCGGACATCGTCCACGCCCGCGAACACATCGATTGGGATGTACAGGACTGCAGGCGTGGCTCGCTGACCGAACCCAGCGACGGTGCGACCGTGGTCTACCGCGTCGAAACACTCGACGACGACGCGGCCAACGGAACAACACTGAGCCTCTCGGGCCCAGGTGTCGACGGGACGGCAACGCTATCGGTGGCTCTACCCGAGACGGAACTGTCTGCACTTGCTGCGGCCCAGTCCGACTACCCGCGCGGCGTCGACGCTATCTTCGCCACCGAGGATCGCGTGGCTGCACTCCCGCGGTCGGTAACGATGGAGGTGGTCTGA
- the phnG gene encoding phosphonate C-P lyase system protein PhnG produces MVDPHDRSDRFELIAACEGATLAQFANDVLEGDPPLSVRQEPRPQLLMQQVCDPVEHRPFNLGEVLVTPAEVELEETRGFAMVPGKGERAALSGAIVDAAVAAGHEETPAIVAALEDVAARQREQRRRDWAQSKHTAVEFETMEGQE; encoded by the coding sequence ATGGTTGATCCACACGACAGATCCGATCGGTTCGAGCTGATCGCCGCCTGCGAGGGGGCGACACTCGCTCAGTTCGCCAACGACGTGCTCGAAGGGGACCCGCCGCTGTCGGTCCGTCAAGAACCGCGGCCACAGTTACTGATGCAACAGGTGTGTGACCCGGTCGAACATCGCCCGTTCAACCTCGGCGAGGTTCTGGTGACACCCGCGGAGGTGGAACTCGAGGAGACGCGCGGCTTTGCCATGGTGCCGGGCAAGGGCGAACGGGCCGCGCTCTCGGGCGCGATCGTCGATGCTGCTGTCGCCGCGGGCCACGAGGAGACGCCCGCGATCGTCGCCGCACTCGAGGACGTGGCGGCCCGACAGCGCGAGCAGCGACGCCGGGACTGGGCACAGAGCAAACACACCGCCGTCGAGTTCGAGACGATGGAGGGCCAAGAGTGA
- a CDS encoding PhnD/SsuA/transferrin family substrate-binding protein, translating to MDRSSSGLIPPISEPSTDGYVLRVIVGVSIREADGPTRSLRTLPSQSLFGRFSSVELMCDRQSNDRMGESTPNGDSRSNAVGRRGFLSGTAATALTASLAGCGGVLGGTADENVVTMLLTPGTPADARRRYKPVQNLLNAEIDGAEFEMQVPTDYSAILPALESEQAEIGMDDVTVLANPDKMDIYGSTVTGGSAFYFSLMVVPPESDIGGPEDVEGQTWAFADRLSTSGSIFALYALQEAGLDIGDAPKDDPVDFEGSWTDHDQALQRVGEGQADGATTWGGNGIPHLPEDTEVPDRVEENSSFLETMGTETPEFKAVWWSFPIPKQPMYARTSWESDVKEEVGEVLRGSDKEQIEEHYPDDYNEDELPFTTLSDTSIEDYQPIIERMNAVGIEPGE from the coding sequence ATGGACCGCTCGTCGTCGGGGTTGATCCCACCGATCAGTGAGCCGAGTACAGACGGGTACGTACTCCGTGTGATAGTCGGTGTCTCTATCCGGGAAGCAGACGGACCGACACGGAGCCTTCGGACTCTACCCAGCCAATCGTTATTCGGTCGATTTTCCAGTGTTGAATTGATGTGTGACAGACAGAGCAACGACAGAATGGGAGAATCAACACCCAACGGAGACAGTCGGAGCAACGCGGTCGGTCGACGCGGGTTTCTTTCCGGAACCGCGGCGACCGCCCTCACTGCGAGTCTAGCAGGCTGTGGGGGCGTCCTCGGCGGGACCGCTGACGAAAACGTCGTTACGATGCTATTGACGCCTGGGACACCGGCGGACGCTCGCCGCCGATATAAACCCGTTCAGAACCTCCTCAACGCAGAAATCGACGGTGCAGAGTTCGAGATGCAGGTTCCGACGGACTACTCGGCGATTCTCCCGGCCCTCGAGAGCGAGCAGGCCGAAATCGGCATGGACGACGTGACGGTGCTGGCGAATCCGGATAAAATGGACATCTACGGCTCGACCGTGACTGGCGGGTCGGCGTTCTACTTCTCGCTGATGGTCGTCCCACCGGAATCGGATATCGGTGGGCCCGAAGACGTCGAGGGCCAGACGTGGGCCTTCGCCGACCGTCTCTCGACCAGCGGTTCTATCTTCGCGCTGTACGCGCTCCAGGAAGCCGGGCTCGATATCGGTGACGCGCCGAAGGATGATCCGGTCGACTTCGAAGGAAGTTGGACCGACCACGACCAGGCACTCCAGCGGGTCGGGGAGGGGCAGGCCGACGGGGCGACGACCTGGGGCGGCAACGGCATCCCGCACCTGCCAGAAGATACCGAAGTGCCCGACCGCGTCGAGGAAAATAGCTCTTTCCTGGAAACGATGGGCACCGAAACGCCGGAGTTCAAGGCGGTTTGGTGGTCGTTCCCGATCCCGAAACAGCCGATGTACGCCCGGACCAGCTGGGAGTCTGATGTGAAAGAGGAGGTGGGGGAAGTTCTTCGAGGCTCTGATAAAGAGCAGATCGAAGAACACTATCCGGATGACTACAACGAGGATGAGCTACCGTTCACCACGCTCAGTGACACGTCGATAGAGGATTACCAACCAATCATCGAACGGATGAACGCAGTCGGTATCGAGCCCGGCGAATAA
- a CDS encoding phosphonate ABC transporter ATP-binding protein, whose protein sequence is MSTLKVENLSKQYGDVTALEDVSFEIEDEFVVLLGESGAGKSTLLRCVNGLTEPTEGSIYLDNEEISGSQTDVGMIFQQHNLVEGVSAYLNALTGSLSRVSMLRSMLQWQSQEDKVRALEALETVGLLEESHQKVAQMSGGQQQRVGIARALVQDPRLLLADEPVASLDPSSAETVMTYLRKAAKEHDVTALVSLHQVNVAAHFGDRFIGLREGQKLFDVGRGELTPELIDALYGSVETVSLAEQPSTVGNEQDEGVPLDDIEQGIEA, encoded by the coding sequence ATGAGTACACTCAAAGTCGAGAACCTGTCGAAACAGTATGGCGACGTGACCGCACTCGAAGACGTATCCTTCGAGATAGAGGATGAGTTCGTCGTCCTGCTGGGTGAATCCGGCGCAGGCAAGTCGACGCTACTGCGGTGTGTGAACGGACTGACCGAACCGACCGAAGGTTCAATCTACCTCGACAACGAGGAGATATCCGGCTCGCAGACGGACGTCGGGATGATCTTCCAGCAGCACAACCTCGTAGAGGGCGTTTCGGCGTATCTCAACGCGCTAACCGGCTCGCTCAGTCGCGTCTCGATGCTCCGGAGTATGCTTCAGTGGCAATCCCAGGAGGACAAGGTCCGGGCCCTAGAAGCCCTCGAAACCGTCGGCCTGCTTGAAGAGAGCCACCAGAAGGTCGCACAGATGTCCGGCGGCCAACAGCAGCGGGTCGGTATCGCCAGAGCGCTCGTTCAGGACCCGCGACTGCTGCTGGCCGACGAGCCGGTCGCCAGTCTTGACCCTTCTAGTGCCGAGACGGTGATGACATATCTTCGTAAGGCCGCGAAGGAGCACGACGTGACCGCGCTCGTGAGCCTCCACCAAGTGAACGTCGCCGCCCACTTCGGTGATCGGTTCATCGGGCTTCGTGAGGGACAGAAGCTGTTCGATGTCGGACGCGGGGAACTCACCCCCGAGCTGATTGACGCCCTCTATGGCAGTGTAGAGACCGTCAGCCTCGCCGAGCAACCGAGCACAGTTGGGAACGAACAGGACGAGGGGGTACCGCTCGACGACATCGAGCAGGGGATCGAAGCATGA